In the genome of Aedes aegypti strain LVP_AGWG chromosome 2, AaegL5.0 Primary Assembly, whole genome shotgun sequence, the window CCGTCGTTGAACTGTCTATGAATTCATGACACAACTAATCTCAATTGCGCAATGATTCAAATGTTTTGAGGTGCgttcattacacaacaatttataaaaaaaataaagtatggTGAACGCACCTCGCATATCATTGCTGATATCCTTAAGTTGtttttacgaaattgcaaacaatTCGGTGAAGAACAACAACTATTATAtgcacaaaatttaatttatagtatgaacgaaaaaaataaacattaaacaatTTTTCTTTTCGCTCCATGATAAAACAGCGTGTACTCTACAATATCTACAACAAATCTtgtaaaaactaaataattttacttgttttaattatgaatcgtggtttacggccaaccagccgagtggaagtttaacaactaccgaaaagctaaacattacatataatttgcaattggattagatggacaaattgatgtgaagatttgcgaaaaagttacacgtcttctcagtgagaatcgaactcacgactccccgatctctagttggggcgcgttaaccactacgccatgagaggacttatgaacgcagaagttaacctgaattcgatttcagctcaataatcacgtggtcctctttcgcaaagtgcacctctttcggaagaattagatgcccatccaaacacaacgctttctatatatatccaatgcctagcccgagagcgcattgttttttagatataggaatagcacactgctctcgggctaggcattggatatatatagaaagcgttgtgtttggatgggcatctaattcttccgaaagaggtgcactttgcgaaagaggaccacgtgattattgagctgaaatcgaattcaggttaacttctgcgttcatgagtcctctcatggcgtagtggttaacgcgccccaactagagatcggggagtcgtgagttcgattctcactgagaagacgtgtaactttttcgcaaatcttcacatcaatttgtccatctaatccaattgcaaattatatgtaatgtttagcttttcggtagttgttaaataattttacaatcacATTCTTCCCATTTTCCTCAACAGGCAAACGAAACGGCTCTTTGTACACGGCATTTCGATGACTACAGCATGAAGAACACCAAAATTACCAAGCAGATCAACAAGTTTCTGCTGAAAAACTTACACCAAAAGAAAAAGTTTTCCGCCTACGGATTCTTCGACATCGATAACAGTGTGATTTATACGGTAAGGCAATCTAGACCGGTAAATTTTGCGGAAAAAAATACAGAGATGAACTCATACACTTTTTCCGTAATCTTTTGACAGGTATTTAGCTCCATCATCACGTATCTCGTGATACTGATACAGTTTAAACAACTGGAAAACGATCTGACGCAAGATGCTAAAAATGGAAACGTTACGG includes:
- the LOC23687743 gene encoding gustatory receptor 68a; protein product: MVTAVENLKKQANETALCTRHFDDYSMKNTKITKQINKFLLKNLHQKKKFSAYGFFDIDNSVIYTVFSSIITYLVILIQFKQLENDLTQDAKNGNVTDG